Proteins from one Acidimicrobiales bacterium genomic window:
- a CDS encoding methyltransferase domain-containing protein: MPGVDVLSGRARRAAAILRRPGGARRLATMAALRALPPPRFADLPPAAAVGLAYDVLLGREPDPHGLADLGGRLARGELDRTGLLDAIRGSGEFQARGFRDLGPSLHASRCRFVRSLPPARRILDLGGTALGHPAGALVSMGYPYGFEELVLVDLPVGDRHPIYAVAGPDGVVATERGPVRYAFHSMTDLSPYDDASFDLVYSGQTIEHVGEADGDLVLKQVRRVLRPGGWFAVDTPNGRACRLQQDEPIDPDHEVEYTRAQLEAKLAAAGLAVVAAYGLNHLGASFAAGRFSVEDAAGNPGMFAAVDDCYLLAYLCRSWTG, encoded by the coding sequence ATGCCGGGGGTCGACGTCCTCAGCGGTCGCGCCCGGCGGGCGGCGGCGATCCTGCGCCGGCCGGGCGGCGCCCGCCGGCTGGCGACGATGGCCGCGCTGCGGGCCCTGCCCCCGCCCCGCTTCGCCGACCTGCCGCCCGCGGCCGCCGTCGGCCTGGCCTACGACGTCCTCCTCGGCCGGGAGCCCGACCCCCACGGCCTGGCCGACCTCGGCGGCCGCCTGGCCAGGGGCGAGCTCGACCGCACCGGCCTCCTCGACGCCATCCGGGGCTCGGGCGAGTTCCAGGCCAGGGGCTTCCGCGACCTCGGCCCGTCGCTGCACGCCAGCCGCTGCCGGTTCGTCCGCAGCCTGCCCCCGGCCCGGCGCATCCTCGACCTCGGCGGCACGGCCCTCGGCCACCCCGCCGGCGCGCTCGTCTCGATGGGCTACCCGTACGGCTTCGAGGAGCTGGTGCTGGTCGACCTGCCGGTCGGCGACCGCCACCCGATCTACGCCGTCGCCGGCCCCGACGGCGTCGTCGCCACCGAGCGGGGGCCGGTCCGCTACGCGTTCCACTCGATGACCGACCTGTCGCCCTACGACGACGCCTCCTTCGACCTCGTCTACAGCGGGCAGACCATCGAGCACGTGGGCGAGGCCGACGGCGACCTCGTGCTGAAGCAGGTCCGCCGGGTGCTCCGGCCGGGCGGGTGGTTCGCCGTGGACACGCCCAACGGGCGGGCCTGCCGGCTCCAGCAGGACGAGCCGATCGACCCCGACCACGAGGTCGAGTACACGCGGGCGCAGCTGGAGGCCAAGCTCGCCGCCGCCGGCCTCGCCGTGGTGGCGGCGTACGGCCTCAACCACCTCGGCGCCTCGTTCGCGGCCGGCCGCTTCTCGGTGGAGGACGCGGCGGGCAACCCGGGGATGTTCGCGGCCGTCGACGACTGCTACCTGCTCGCCTACCTCTGCCGGTCGTGGACGGGCTGA